Sequence from the Flavobacterium sp. TR2 genome:
AAATTGCTGAAACATAAAATAGCAATGGCACAACAAATAATAGCTTTTTCATAGAGTTTTAATTTTAAAAAGAATTTAGCACTATTATATTTTAAAGATATAATTTATTATAAAATTACGATTTTGATTAATTTGAAAAATCAATGAACTTGTAATTTTCTGTTAATTCTTACAAGTAGAAGAATAGATAAGAGAGGCGAAAAGGATGGATTTCTGTCTAAGCCTAAGAGAAGCAAAATATTTTTTTTTCCTTCTGAGAGTTTTACAAATAAAATAAATTTTAGAAATATTCAGTCATAAAAAAAAGCTATCCTTTTGAGACAGCTTTTTTTCATGACTTTGATTAGAATTTTAAAAAAATTATTTAATTCCTAATCTAGATTTTAGCTTTAAGAAGAGAAGCCCAATTCTATATGCATCTTCAGAAGAAGAATTTCTATCGCTTTTTGGAATTTTATAAATACCGCATAAATCATCTAGAGAAAATTGTTTGTCATTGATATCAGTCAATTTTCTGTACATGACATCTACGTCAAGAGCTTCGTTTTTTAGACGGCCGCAATCTAGACGTTCTAAAGCTGCATTTAGCATCTCAATATCAAAATTGATATGATGTCCAACTAAAATTGAATTGCCTATAAAATTCACAAAGGCCTCAAGCGCATCAGGCTCAGGCATCTTCATCATTTTACTTTCAATGATAAATTCATTTGACAGTCCGTTGTCCTGAAGGTATTTATATTGCAATAAAACTGTTTCGAAATTTTCTTTAATAACAATGCTATCATCAATAACAGAAAAGGCTCCAAGCGATAATATAACATCCTTATCCGGATTTAAGCCAGAAGTTTCAGTTGATAGGACAACAAACTTATTAGGTTTAGTTTCGAATTTAGTTAAATACTCTTTCCAGAAGTCTGGATAGTCTTTATTGATATTTTTTAGCCAGTCTAGCATATTTTATGAGAATTGCGTCAATTGAAATTTACTTTTAATAAGCTCCTCCAGATCTTTCATTGGGGACAATGCATTTTTTAATTTCTCTTTGTCAGATTTTGACATTTCTCTTAGATTAATATATTGGCCAGAGTCGTCATTTTTTAATCCTTCAACAGTTCTAAATTTAGAAAGGGTTAAGAATGCTTCTGCACAGCTTAAATATATTTCGGCATTTTTAGAATCTGTAATTGCTAATTGTTTAAATCTTAAATAAGTATTCTGAATTCCTTTTATGTTGGCATTTAATATTAGTAAACGAGCACCGTCAATTAATGGCATCAAAGCTCTTGTCTTAATGTCAAATTTATCTTTGTTAGGGCCGTCTTCTTCGGTTACAAATTTTTTGAAGAAAGTTAAAGGAGAATTTCTTTTTAATGCATCATTTCCTAAAAAGTCAAAAAACAAAGTATTGTTAACGGCATTTTTAAAGATAACGCTTTCTATAGCTTCTTCGATTTTTGGCTCTCCAAAAACAATTTCGTAATCAAAGAAAATACTGCTCAAATCATTGCTGTTTTCACCTGGAGTATTCATCCAGCTGTTATACTGTTTTGTCCAGTCGCTCAATGATTTACACCAAAGCATATTGCTCGCCATATGTCCGTTTGGACAATAATCGTAGCCTACTTTTTCCAATATAGAAGTTGCGCGTTTTGCCAATCTTAAGAAATAGTCTTTTACTTCTCTATATTTCTCAGGAGTAACATCTTCAAAAATCAAGATACTGTCCTGATCTGTAAGCAATAATTGTTCCTTACGCCCTTGACTCCCAATGCTTAACCATGCAAAACGTGCAGGAGGGGAGCCTAAATCTAAAATTGCTAATTCTACAGCTCTTTTAATGATAGCGAGATTAATCTCACTTGCAATATTGCTAACATGAGATATTGGAATATTCTTTTGAATTGAATTCTGTATTAAATCTGATAGACGATCGCGTATTTGCTTTAAATCTTTTGGAAGCTGCGAACGCTTAATCTCTTTGATTAAAACACCAGGGTTACTAGCTTGAGCTACAATAAGATCGTGTTCTGAAATAATTCCTTTTACAACAGATTTGCTAGTCCCGTCTTTGGTAACGCATAAGTGGGTTACGTTATGTTTTAGCATTAGCAATTGCGCCTCTGCCAATGAAACATTTTCTAAAACCGTCACAACCGGAGAGGACATAATTTTGTCGATAGTTTCTGTAATAGGATAGCGGCCTGTTGCAATTTTTGACGATAAATCAGCGTTGGTCACAATACCGATTGGATGGTTTTTTTCACCGCAAATTATGATATTATCTACCATAGCATCTGTCATCAAAATGGCTACATCTTTAATTATAGAGTTTGCCTGAGTAGTTAGAGGCGAATTATTGTAGTTAAGTGACTGAATGTATTGCATTTCAGTCTGCTGATCAATATAATCGCTGTCAGAGATCAATTTGCCATTCGAGCTCATACTGTCTTTAGTATGACGAGAATTTACAGCAAAACTCTCCAGCAGAAAGTTTAAAACGTCAGAATTATTGGCTACAAATGGTCTGAAAACAGCGATTGGAATAGCATAAATAATACTTTCCTCGCGCGCTTTAGCAGTCATCATATAGTTGTTTTTAGCAAAAAACGGACGCAAACCAAAAATATCTCCCTCATGACATTTATTGATAATAGTCTCCTCAGCGTCAGCAATTGTGGTAAGATTAATGACACCAGAAGCTACAACATAAAAACTTTCATGAAGCGGATCGTTATTTTGAAATAATACCGCATGCTTTTCTAAATTAATGACACGAATATTCGTAGCAATGTCAGATAATTCTTGAAAAGTTAAATTATCAAACGGTTTGTATTCTTTTAAAAAATCTGCAATATGTTCAGCAACTGTATTCATATATCTGATAATTTATTTTTTAAAGTATCGAATGTAAAAATAGTAAAATAAAGTCTTACTTCGAAAGTATCTTTAGCAGAAACTATTTATTTTAAGGAAATGTTAAAAGTTAATGCCAATAAGGGTTATAAATGTATTGTGTTTTAAAAAACAAGTTAAATAAACTTTTTGAAGCAAGCCTCATAATTTTTCAATATTTGATAATTTTTTAATCTAAAAACATATATTTATGACCGATTTGAATTCTAAGAAGATTTTTCAAATTAATCCATAATTTGTGAAGCCAATTTTTCAATATTTGAAAATATTTTGATTTCAAAATCATTTAACGCATTTATGATTGATTTGAATTCAAGGAAGATTTACGGAGTTATCAATATCTCAAGCTAGCTAATTTTTCAATATTTGATTTAAAAAAAAATAAATATCATACAGCGCATTTATACGAGATTTAAAATTTGGCTTAGCGAAATAAAACTATCATTTATTTAAAGAGTGAACATCTAATAAATAAGTAGGGCGTATAAATTTTCGATAAAAGAAAATATTTCAAACAAAAAGACGTACAGCTCATTTATAGAGTGGTTTTTAAAATATTCTATTTTACATAATATAAATTATAGTTCATTTGTGGTATAACTAATTAACATATACCACATGGCCTTAAAACGAACATCTTTAGAGAATTACACTCTATTACTTGTAGAATTAAACAAAATGCGTCACACAAATTTCAATGCTAAAACATTCTTGAAAAAGATGCGCCCCTTTTGCAAAACTTCACACTTAAAGTTTAAAACATTATTTCTAAGAATCCGTGGTTCAAATATAGGAATTACAATTAAAGTTTGTACGGATTGCTTTATAGTAACTCAATCTTTTTGTGTTCATGAATTTATTTTTTATTGTAATTCTATGAAAACCCTGATTTCAAAACTTCTTAAACATAATCTGCTAATACCTTAATATATGTCTGAAATTCTAAAATTAATTCAAAAAAGAGAAAATTTAATCTTTGAATTAGCCAGTTTAAACTTTGATTTGAATGAATATTCAAAAAATCCTGTGGAAACTGTAGACTTAATTGGCTTAAAATATCAGCATGATTTTTTAATTAGAGAAATTCAACAGATTGCGCAAAAAATAAATGTTTTGTCTAATTCTCAGATAATCCATTATAAAACTAAGTTCTTAGAATTTGAAAAGAAAATTTCAGAAGCAATTTCTAAAAAGCAGTTTACTGTCAATGATTTACCAAAGAATCATTATTCGCTGTGGCAAAACGTAACCTCTTAAATAAATAATTTATGGAAGTAAAAATTTATAGAAAACTTCATTACGAAGTATTGAAAGATATAGCGACTGAGAATCTGTGCTTTTTGAAATTTAAATACAAATCATATACTCAGGATGGTAAATTGTTTTACTGCTATGAAATTAAAACCATAGGTCTCCCCCAATATATTAAAGATACATTTTTCGCCTTTTTAGATTGGGTTAAAAATGAATCAAAGAAATATTAGTTCAAAATTTTTCTCGTTGCCGTTGGGTATAACGGCAACTAACTCACTCAAAACCTACTAAAAACAATGATTTCATATAGAGAAAGGCATCAAGCCCAAACAAAATTCAAAAACAATAATTTAAAACCTACTCTTATAAATATAGACTACTTAATTATCAATTTAGAGGGTCAACCGTTTGGAGAATTTCCTGAACATTCAAAGTTTCGCTTAAAACCTTATGAATACGGAACTAAGATTTTTGAGATTAGAGCAGACTTATATTATGAAGATTTAAAAATCGGTATTTACACAGCAAAACCACGTTCTGCAATTATGAGCGAACAATTTGCACAGCTTCAATTTGAAAACAATCTATTTTATACATTATCTAACGACGCTTTAAAAGGTGTCATAAATGCTTTTTGCGATGAAACGAACTACTTATTTAAGTCTGTTAATAGACTGGATATATGTCTTGACAAGTCTGATATCAACAATTCTTACCGTAATTTATATAGTAATGTGGTTGCAGGTAACTACCTTATTTCAGGGCGTCCGAAAAATTTACAAAGCTATTTTGAAACGTACAAAGGAAAATCAATACTTAACGGTTTCCAAATAGGAAAAAGAACATCCGACAAAATAATTCGATGTTATAACAAAACGCTGTCTTTGCAATTAACTGAAAAGCCATATATAAACGAATATTACGCAAATAATGGTTTGAAAAATGAGAATGTTTGGCGTTTTGAATATCAGTTAAATTCAGCGTTTTTTAGAGGGTTAAACGAACATTCGAAAGGAAATGTAAATATCAGTCAAGCAATGACTTGGGGTGTTTTTGATAAAGCTAACCTTTATGAATTATTGAAGATTGCAAATAAAGGATTTTTTGAACTTCGTGAGAATACTGGTAAAAGCCAAATCAATAAAGAAAAGCAAATAGTTTTGTTTGATTTTGATTTTTTGCAATCTCAAATTACCAAGTTCAATCCTATAATTAAACGCTTGAAAAAGGTTGTTCTTTCTTCTACAACCATTAAAAAACGTCTTGCAAAATCTCTATTTAGAGAATATTACGCAAACAATCAGGATATATCTTATATCGTTGCTCTAAATCTTTTACTTGAAGATTTAGACATGATTACTGAAAAACCACTTATAAATTGGTTCAGAAACAAATTACATTTCTATATGCATGAGTTTAGAACAAAGGAAAAATTAGTAAATGATTTTGACTTTGAATTATTCCACGAACACCAACTTTTATTTTTATAAGCCATGAAAACACAGAATACAAGCCAAAAAGTTACCAAAACTCAATTAATGCACATTCTTGAAGTCAGCTACCCTACAGCAAGAAAAGAGTATCAAATCATTTTAGATAGTCTCGCATTAAAAAGGAAATATTTAATGATTTCGGATTTAATTGAGTACAAAATTCTTTCTTAAACTGGAAAAAAATAGAAAAAATTAGAAAGGAATAGAAAGAAATAGAAAACGTCAAATAATAGTTGCAATAACCTTTGTGAAAGAAATTTAAACAAATAAAATTATAACAAATGAAAATTGCAACTATTACAGGCGTTACAAAATCGCCAGAATTACAAGTAACAAAAGCAATCGGTGCTTTGATTGTTTCAAGTGATGTGGCTTTATCAGCCTTAACTACTGAAAAAATCAGTATTTACATTGAACGTGGAAACGGTTCGAATGTCATTTTAGCAAACAAAGTGTTGCTTAAAGATTTCATTTTAGCAAGTACCTACGGAACTGAAAACACTCAATCCGATGAAGATAATGCTTTGATTGCATTATGCGAATTGGCAGACGAAGGTTCGATTTATCTTGCAGATAAAGAGAGTATTAAAATTACTCTTGAAGATTTAATCGCAGGAAAACGTTACGATTTGCACGGTATTGAAGAGCCACAACAAACCAACAATTTATTTTTCTTCGAA
This genomic interval carries:
- a CDS encoding 3'-5' exonuclease; this translates as MLDWLKNINKDYPDFWKEYLTKFETKPNKFVVLSTETSGLNPDKDVILSLGAFSVIDDSIVIKENFETVLLQYKYLQDNGLSNEFIIESKMMKMPEPDALEAFVNFIGNSILVGHHINFDIEMLNAALERLDCGRLKNEALDVDVMYRKLTDINDKQFSLDDLCGIYKIPKSDRNSSSEDAYRIGLLFLKLKSRLGIK
- a CDS encoding DUF294 nucleotidyltransferase-like domain-containing protein, producing the protein MNTVAEHIADFLKEYKPFDNLTFQELSDIATNIRVINLEKHAVLFQNNDPLHESFYVVASGVINLTTIADAEETIINKCHEGDIFGLRPFFAKNNYMMTAKAREESIIYAIPIAVFRPFVANNSDVLNFLLESFAVNSRHTKDSMSSNGKLISDSDYIDQQTEMQYIQSLNYNNSPLTTQANSIIKDVAILMTDAMVDNIIICGEKNHPIGIVTNADLSSKIATGRYPITETIDKIMSSPVVTVLENVSLAEAQLLMLKHNVTHLCVTKDGTSKSVVKGIISEHDLIVAQASNPGVLIKEIKRSQLPKDLKQIRDRLSDLIQNSIQKNIPISHVSNIASEINLAIIKRAVELAILDLGSPPARFAWLSIGSQGRKEQLLLTDQDSILIFEDVTPEKYREVKDYFLRLAKRATSILEKVGYDYCPNGHMASNMLWCKSLSDWTKQYNSWMNTPGENSNDLSSIFFDYEIVFGEPKIEEAIESVIFKNAVNNTLFFDFLGNDALKRNSPLTFFKKFVTEEDGPNKDKFDIKTRALMPLIDGARLLILNANIKGIQNTYLRFKQLAITDSKNAEIYLSCAEAFLTLSKFRTVEGLKNDDSGQYINLREMSKSDKEKLKNALSPMKDLEELIKSKFQLTQFS